The following are encoded together in the Malaya genurostris strain Urasoe2022 chromosome 3, Malgen_1.1, whole genome shotgun sequence genome:
- the LOC131438331 gene encoding kinase D-interacting substrate of 220 kDa isoform X7 yields the protein MKVIGYDELILNVQRLKEYSRRISRSSKVHALNRCDSMGSLSHRALLQYLEADDLVGLKTFLGTRQLQVDDRDENGTTVLMIASGRGATSFAKELIARGAEVQAQDLDSWSALQFAAKAGHVDIVELLLDNGAEIEHRDMGGWTALMWGSYKGHTAVVSLLLQRGADVQVHGNYHLNPLLWASGRGHTEIVKLLINSGGAKPNVGDKYGTTPLVWACRKGNAEIVDVLLKAGANVDTAGMYSWTPLLVAVSGGYQECVSLLLERKPNVNALDKDGMTALSIACREGLTEVASALISAGAYVNVQDRAGDTPLINAVKGGYRSVVEILLKRHVDVDIQGKDRKTALYTAVEKGHTTLVKLILHSNPDLELSTKDGDTPLLRAVRNRYLEMVQMLLERKAKVGACDKRGDTALHVAMRARSKAIVEALLSNPKYSQLLYRSNKAGETPYGIDAMHQKTILGQVFGARRLNANEDSEGMLGYGLYSSALADVLSEPTLTMPITVGLYAKWGSGKSFLLAKLREEMRSFAQQWSEPPIRAPFLFFLICLHVTIVIGTIVGLATWCYTWGIVTGVSLLFLVYFINYLLKFLDRRYDLEWIYSLNYGLSRKLGRLRLILQVAFCHPPGPQNDSQPMPVRFHFAEASGAAPNGDVAIALMLASLFDAIEAHYGSLATGIYRAFRPKPLKSTGGWRWRRMCCVPVVLLFELGVLGMITTASLSIVYSEYAADGRDEIAVAIYILIGFLLAGTIANLHAWSKLVGALFMSQGKHLKRAFNCNEAASLTALGAEVSLMTDMVRCLDAFTNQQSRLVGVVDALDSCDTERTLTILNAVQTLLSGPQRPFVLLLAVDPHVVAKAAEANSKRLFTEGGIGGHDFLRNLVHLPVYLQNSGLRKVQRAQSTALATYRRIIPDSSRDDDTHLGHSASARRLSNASEIMSSQEKLRGMSGPSRTGSKKMRVSESIASSIGSNLHKLGQNHPVDLSKIILTDDYFSDVNPRSMRRLMNVIYITVRLLKAFQIDFSWYRLSSWINLTEQWPLRASMIVLEHDQASDSFDDSTSLQSVYDKVRPKIACLREAANLLDLDRDERKLDAFLQLHKSDLLVSDLRIFLPFTINLDPYLRKVLKEDQQALEDEGILMPAKNSIPSMKLHNGFASTRHLHQNIMHPAAQHANALPNWGGFYNTPPTMAMMNYYNHNLASLLQPPDTGSLKKPNSTSILIEHANDNHSNGLSSLTGSFKNTTKNPSTVGSPPIDFDVSNLQLAKLSVEDLIDLIGKINDLRPALEKLSPILRENAISGRVLSLCSLDELKSVLGLSFGHWEIFKMVITSLRENKASRKTSKTTTFANGSADTMEMADNIANSSQPSTSSSVFQPIRQKPQNVMEKQLTKIHDYEYLQVTLEEQMICGALQTLNEDAFEDVVGSERPSPSGEMFSQYLAPIRESSEIGSPPRLSYNFTNPNLLDHASNATGEDSFQHRSQLRSHSLHDESLSSVVIMPHYPSHVDDTKL from the exons GCATTGAATCGATGCGATTCAATGGGATCCCTGAGCCATCGTGCATTATTGCAGTACTTAGAAGCGGATGATCTTGTTGGACTTAAAACGTTCCTTGGCACTCGACAGTTGCAAGTTGATGACCGCGATGAA AATGGAACTACCGTGTTGATGATAGCCAGTGGCCGGGGTGCTACAAGTTTCGCGAAGGAGCTAATCGCACGTGGTGCTGAAGTGCAGGCACAGGACTTGGATAGTTGGTCAGCATTGCAGTTCGCAGCAAAGGCAGGACACGTGGATATAGTGGAGCTTTTGTTAGATAATGGGGCAGAAATTGAACATCGCGACATGGGTGGCTGGACCGCTCTTATGTGGGGATCCTACAAGGGACACACAGCCGTGGTATCATTGTTATTGCAGAGAGGAGCTGATGTTCAAGTTCATGGCAACTATCATTTGAATCCTTTACTCTGGGCTTCCGGACGTGGTCACACCGAGATCGTTAAACTGTTGATAAATAGTGGAGGAGCAAAACCGAATGTAGGCGACAAGTATGGAACGACTCCTCTGGTTTGGGCTTGTCGAAAAGGAAATGCGGAAATTGTAGATGTTTTGTTGAAGGCAGGAGCCAATGTTGATACAGCAGGCATGTACTCGTGGACACCACTCTTGGTTGCCGTAAGTGGGGGTTACCAGGAGTGTGTTTCGCTTCTGTTGGAACGCAAGCCAAATGTGAACGCCTTGGACAAGGATGGTATGACTGCACTGTCCATAGCCTGTCGCGAGGGACTCACGGAAGTTGCATCCGCTTTGATATCTGCTGGAGCTTATGTGAATGTACAGGATCGCGCAGGCGATACGCCGCTCATTAATGCTGTTAAAGGAGGTTACCGCAGTGTAGTAGAAATTCTGTTAAAACGTCACGTTGACGTAGATATACAGGGAAAAGATAGAAAAACTGCCTTATACACCGCTGTCGAGAAGGGCCACACAACACTCGTAAAACTTATCTTACACTCCAACCCGGACTTGGAGCTATCAACTAAAGATGGAGACACACCGCTTCTACGAGCGGTACGGAACAGATATTTAGAAATGGTACAAATGTTACTGGAAAGAAAGGCTAAAGTCGGTGCTTGCGATAAACGAGGCGATACTGCGTTACACGTAGCAATGAGAGCGCGTTCTAAAGCTATTGTCGAAGCTCTGTTGAGCAATCCTAAGTACAGTCAATTACTGTATCGTTCGAATAAAGCAGGTGAGACGCCGTACGGTATTGATGCAATGCATCAGAAAACGATTCTTGGGCAGGTGTTTGGCGCAAGACGATTGAACGCAAATGAAGATTCAGAGGGAATGCTAGGATACGGGTTATATTCGTCGGCTCTAGCGGATGTACTTAGTGAACCTACCCTCACAATGCCGATTACTGTAGGTTTATACGCGAAATGGGGCAGTGGTAAAAGTTTTTTGTTGGCAAAATTGCGAGAGGAAATGAGAAGCTTTGCTCAACAATGGTCCGAACCACCCATAAGAGCACCATTTTTATTCTTTCTGATTTGTCTGCATGTGACAATTGTTATTGGTACCATTGTCGGTCTGGCTACCTGGTGCTACACTTGGGGTATTGTGACTGGAGTTTCACTATTATTTCTAGTGTATTTTATCAACTATCTCCTGAAGTTCCTGGATAGACGGTATGATCTAGAATGGATATATTCGTTGAATTATGGACTTTCGCGGAAGCTTGGAAGACTACGTTTGATTCTACAAGTTGCATTCTGTCACCCGCCTGGTCCACAGAATGACTCCCAACCAATGCCGGTGCGATTTCATTTTGCTGAAGCCAGTGGCGCTGCACCGAATGGAGATGTAGCAATAGCACTGATGTTAGCTTCCCTGTTCGATGCTATCGAGGCTCATTATGGATCTTTGGCGACGGGAATTTATCGTGCTTTTCGACCAAAACCGT TAAAATCGACTGGTGGCTGGAGGTGGCGCCGCATGTGCTGTGTTCCTGTAGTGTTATTATTCGAACTGGGCGTTTTGGGTATGATTACTACAGCATCGCTTTCAATAGTCTATTCGGAATACGCAGCAGACGGACG AGACGAAATAGCAGTAGCTATTTATATTCTGATCGGTTTTCTCCTGGCTGGAACGATCGCTAATTTGCATGCATGGTCTAAGCTGGTTGGAGCACTATTCATGTCACAAGGGAAACATCTAAAACGAGCATTCAATTGCAATGAGGCTGCTTCACTAACGGCATTAGGAGCGGAAGTCAGTCTCATGACTGACATGGTCCGATGCTTAGATGCGTTCACTAATCAACAGAGTCGACTGGTCGGAGTCGTTGACGCCCTAGATTCTTGCGATACTGAACGTACTCTAACTATTTTGAATGCAGTTCAAACTCTTCTATCAGGACCGCAACGCCCATTTGTTTTGTTATTGGCCGTTGATCCGCATGTGGTTGCAAAAGCTGCAGAAGCTAATAGTAAACGCTTGTTTACTGAAGGTGGAATTGGAGGGCATGATTTCCTGCGAAACTTGGTACATCTCCCAGTATATTTGCAAAATTCGGGGCTACGAAAAGTACAACGAGCTCAAAGTACTGCACTGGCAACCTATCGCAGGATAATACCGGATTCCAGCAGAGATGACGATACACACTTAGGACATTCTGCTTCAGCACGGAGACTGTCGAATGCATCGGAAATCATGTCCAGTCAAGAAAAACTTAGAGGAATGTCGGGTCCATCGAGAACAGGAAGTAAAAAGATGAGAGTTTCGGAATCAATTGCTAGTTCCATTGGATCAAACTTACACAAACTGGGCCAAAATCATCCTGTCGACTTGTCAAAGATCATTCTTACTGACGACTACTTCAGTGACGTGAATCCACGTAGCATGAGGCGATTgatgaatgttatttacattacGG TGCGATTGTTAAAAGCGTTTCAAATCGATTTTAGTTGGTATCGTTTAAGTTCCTGGATAAACCTGACAGAGCAATGGCCTCTACGTGCAAGTATGATCGTTTTAGAACATGATCAAGCATCTGATAGTTTCGATGATTCAACGTCACTGCAATCAGTTTATGATAA GGTCCGGCCAAAAATCGCCTGTCTCCGAGAGGCTGCTAACTTACTCGATCTTGACCGCGACGAACGTAAATTAGATGCTTTCTTACAGCTTCATAAATCGGATCTCCTAGTATCGGATTTGCGTATATTCTTGCCATTTACAATCAACCTTGATCCGTACCTAAGAAAAGTTCTGAAAGAAGACCAGCAAGCACTGGAAGATGAAGGCATACTAATGCCTGCTAAAAACTCAATCCCATCAATGAAACTACACAATGGGTTCGCTTCCACGAGACATTTACATCAGAATATCATGCACCCCGCCGCCCAACATGCTAACGCCCTTCCCAATTGGGGAGGATTTTACAATACACCGCCGACTATGGCTATGATGAACTATTACAATCATAACCTAGCCAGCCTTCTGCAGCCTCCAGATACCGGTAGTCTTAAAAAACCAAATTCCACTAGCATACTAATCGAACATGCAAATGATAATCATTCCAATGGCCTATCATCCTTAACTGGAAGCTTCAAAAATACAACTAAGAATCCCTCTACGGTTGGTTCACCACCAATCGATTTTGACGTGTCTAATCTTCAACTTGCCAAACTATCCGTAGAGGATCTAATAGACTTAATCGGTAAAATTAATGATCTTAGGCCGGCTCTGGAAAAGCTGTCTCCTATATTGCGCGAAAACGCTATTTCGGGGCGAGTGTTGTCTTTATGCAGTTTAGACGAACTCAAATCAGTGCTTGGTCTGAGCTTTGGACATtgggaaatttttaaaatggttATTACTTCTCTAAGAGAAAATAAAGCCTCGAGGAAAACGTCGAAGACGACAACCTTTGCAAATGGTTCGGCTGATACCATGGAAATGGCGGACAACATTGCCAATTCAAGCCAGCCGTCTACATCCTCTTCTGTATTCCAGCCTATCAGACAAAAGCCTCAGAACGTTATGGAAAAACAG CTTACCAAGATTCACGATTATGAATATTTACAG GTCACACTTGAAGAACAAATGATTTGCGGTGCTCTACAAACCCTCAACGAGGATGCATTCGAAGACGTCGTCGGGAGCGAACGACCTAGTCCCAGTGGTGAGATGTTTTCTCAGTATCTAGCACCAATCCGAGAGAGCTCAGAGATTGGTTCACCGCCGAGGCTAAGCTATAACTTCACTAACCCCAATTTACTTGATCACGCATCCAACGCTACTGGCGAAGATTCATTCCAACATCGCTCCCAACTTAGGTCACATAGCCTGCACGACGAGTCTCTTTCCAGTGTTGTAATTATGCCACACTACCCATCCCACGTCGATGATACCAAACTGTAG